A genome region from Schistocerca americana isolate TAMUIC-IGC-003095 chromosome 1, iqSchAmer2.1, whole genome shotgun sequence includes the following:
- the LOC124610861 gene encoding lipopolysaccharide-induced tumor necrosis factor-alpha factor homolog produces the protein MPQPAPHVAAPVDHKSAGYPTQHGPPYGGAPTANVPGVYTTQPGGMMALPLTLGPQPCNVVCPACHQTIQTAVQTKATTKTHLMALLLAVLGCCLCCCIPYCVDSCQAKHHYCPNCKAFIGAYDR, from the exons ATGCCACAACCAGCACCACACGTCGCAGCGCCAGTTGACCACAAATCTGCAGGGTATCCAACACAACATGGACCACCATACGGTGGAGCACCAACTGCGAACGTCCCTGGAGTATATACTACACAACCAG GCGGTATGATGGCGCTACCACTGACTCTCGGCCCTCAGCCGTGCAACGTCGTGTGCCCAGCGTGTCACCAAACCATACAGACGGCTGTGCAGACCAAGGCGACCACCAAGACGCACTTAATGGCCCTCCTATTGGCCGTCCTTGG GTGCTGCTTGTGCTGCTGCATCCCGTACTGTGTAGACAGCTGCCAGGCGAAACACCACTATTGCCCCAACTGTAAAGCTTTCATTGGAGCTTACGATCGATAG